The following coding sequences lie in one Chlorocebus sabaeus isolate Y175 chromosome 29, mChlSab1.0.hap1, whole genome shotgun sequence genomic window:
- the LOC140710634 gene encoding uncharacterized protein, producing the protein MANFKLLTGHHWRRRLDDHRVLYCVTADHRVLYYVVADHGVLYCVVADHGVLYCVIADHGVLYCVVADHGVLYCVVADHGVLYCVVADHGVLYCVVADHGVLYCVVADHGVLYCVVGDHGVLYCVVADHGVLYCVVGDHGVLYCVVGDHGVLYGVVADHGALYGVVADHGALYCVVGGHGALYGVVGDHGVLYCVVGGHRALYGVVGDHGVLYCVVADHGVLYCVVGDHGVLYCVVGDHGVLYCVVGDHGVLYCVVGDHGVLYCVVADHGVLYCVVGDHGVLYCVVADHGVLYCVSLGIGAFALWESSSPEKLVETCLHAFEENSIGCDLCRTQEFGIH; encoded by the exons atggccaatttcaagctgcTCACGGGACATCACTGGAGACGG AGGTTAGATGATCACAGAGTGCTATACTGTGTTACAGCTGATCACAGAGTGCTGTACTATGTTGTAGCTGATCACGGAGTGCTGTACTGTGTTGTAGCTGATCACGGAGTGCTGTACTGTGTTATAGCTGATCACGGAGTGCTGTACTGTGTTGTAGCTGATCACGGAGTGCTGTACTGTGTTGTAGCTGATCACGGAGTGCTGTACTGTGTTGTAGCTGATCACGGAGTGCTGTACTGTGTTGTAGCTGATCACGGAGTGCTGTACTGTGTTGTAGCTGATCACGGAGTGCTGTACTGTGTTGTAGGTGATCACGGAGTGCTGTACTGTGTTGTAGCTGATCACGGAGTGCTGTACTGTGTTGTAGGTGATCACGGAGTGCTGTACTGTGTTGTAGGTGATCACGGAGTGCTGTACGGTGTTGTAGCTGATCACGGAGCGCTGTACGGTGTTGTAGCTGATCACGGAGCGCTGTACTGTGTTGTAGGTGGTCACGGAGCGCTGTACGGTGTTGTAGGTGATCACGGAGTGCTGTACTGTGTTGTAGGTGGTCACAGAGCGCTGTACGGTGTTGTAGGTGATCACGGAGTGCTGTACTGTGTTGTAGCTGATCACGGAGTGCTGTACTGTGTTGTAGGTGATCACGGAGTGCTGTACTGTGTTGTAGGTGATCACGGAGTGCTGTACTGTGTTGTAGGTGATCACGGAGTGCTGTACTGTGTTGTAGGTGATCACGGAGTGCTGTACTGTGTTGTAGCTGATCACGGAGTGCTGTACTGTGTTGTAGGTGATCACGGAGTGCTGTACTGTGTTGTAGCTGATCACGGAGTGCTGTACTGTGTT TCTTTAGGAATTGGTGCCTTTGCTCTCTGGGAAAGTTCCAGCCCGGAGAAGCTGGTAGAGACCTGCCTCCATGCCTTTGAGGAAAATTCAATTGGCTGTGACCTCTGCAGAACCCAGGAATTTGGAATCCACTGA